A single window of Dermacentor albipictus isolate Rhodes 1998 colony chromosome 1, USDA_Dalb.pri_finalv2, whole genome shotgun sequence DNA harbors:
- the LOC139055190 gene encoding kinesin-like protein KIF18A, whose translation METVQSSAPKRRRSNKDPPLPWTQAVRVRLPSDRDSETASIVCVVITPASMVRSTPATSRYATMEESTMVPPNRRFNETAQTSGLKRRQWNKDPPSPWAQVNVAVPVRLLSDRSSEVASIVRVVDGRCHVFDPRGEAESFQFQEQRTCGDLVKPNEGQGFMFGHFFDETKYNVYAFESTTKDMLTMLIEGCDCSAYTRISTVTSKTFAMLGSEECPGVVSFIASEFYQRVDKLRSEAQTCDVAAAYLEVCNKVVRDLLYLDPAKTFAILNLTKRKVKDADTLLQLLLKGNKSRMHHVTDADAESAWSQTIFQSYVVLAEYVTSTSKEICASMCSSDLASLEGAPAASRNMKHQMREGTKLNLSLLALGNCIDACSKKWMQQVPYEDSKLTHILKDSLGASCKP comes from the coding sequence ATGGAGACCGTGCAGTCGTCAGCCCCGAAACGCCGCCGCTCGAACAAGGACCCACCGTTACCCTGGACACAGGCAGTGCGTGTGCGCCTGCCGAGCGATCGTGACTCTGAAACCGCCAGCATCGTCTGCGTGGTTATCACACCCGCGTCCATGGTCAGGTCGACTCCCGCAACATCGAGGTACGCTACCATGGAGGAATCTACAATGGTGCCGCCAAACCGGCGTTTTAATGAGACTGCGCAGACGTCAGGCCTGAAACGTCGCCAATGGAACAAAGACCCGCCGTCACCGTGGGCACAGGTGAACGTGGCAGTGCCCGTGCGCCTACTGAGCGATCGTAGCTCTGAGGTCGCCAGCATCGTCCGCGTTGTGGACGGCAGGTGCCATGTGTTCGACCCAAGGGGCGAGGCGGAGTCTTTCCAATTTCAAGAACAGCGGACATGTGGAGATCTCGTGAAGCCCAATGAAGGCCAAGGCTTCATGTTTGGTCATTTCTTTGATGAAACAAAATACAATGTGTATGCGTTTGAGAGCACCACCAAGGACATGCTAACGATGCTCATTGAAGGGTGCGATTGCTCTGCATACACGCGCATTTCGACCGTCACCAGCAAAACTTTCGCAATGCTGGGCTCCGAGGAATGCCCCGGAGTGGTCTCCTTCATAGCCAGCGAGTTCTACCAGCGCGTGGACAAGCTCCGGTCAGAGGCCCAGACATGCGACGTAGCAGCCGCCTATCTGGAAGTCTGCAACAAGGTTGTTCGAGACCTGCTGTACCTTGACCCGGCCAAGACCTTTGCCATATTGAACCTCACCAAACGCAAGGTGAAGGACGCTGACACCCTCCTCCAGCTGCTCTTGAAAGGAAACAAGAGCCGGATGCATCATGTCACCGATGCGGATGCTGAATCTGCATGGTCGCAGACCATCTTCCAGAGCTACGTTGTACTGGCGGAGTATGTGACGAGCACGAGCAAAGAAATTTGCGCCTCGATGTGCTCTAGTGACCTTGCCAGCTTGGAGGGCGCACCTGCGGCCAGTAGGAACATGAAGCATCAGATGCGCGAGGGTACCAAACTCAACCTGTCGCTCCTGGCCCTCGGCAACTGCATCGACGCCTGCTCGAAGAAGTGGATGCAGCAAGTGCCGTACGAGGACTCCAAGCTGACCCACATCCTCAAGGACTCGCTGGGTGCCTCGTGCAAACCCTAA
- the LOC139055193 gene encoding kinesin-like protein KIF18A: METVQSSAPKRRRSNKDPPLPWTQAVPVRLPSDRDSETASIVCVVITPASMVRPTPATSRYATMEESTMVPPNRRFNETAQTSGLKRRQWNKDPPSPWAQVNVAVPVRLLSDRSSEVASIVRVVDGRCHVFDPRGEAESFQFQEQRTCGDLVKPNEGQGFMFGHFFDETKYNVYAFESTTKDMLTMLIEGCDCSAYTRISTVTSKTFAMLGSEECPGVVSFIASEFYQRVDKLRSEAQTCDVAAAHLEVCNKVVRDLLYLDPAKTFAILNLTKRKVKDADTLLQLLLKGNKSRMHHVTDADAESAWSQTIFQSYVALAEYVTSTSKEICASMCSSDLASLEGAPAASRNMKDQMREGTKLNLSLLALGNCIDACSKNWMQQVPYEDSKLTHILKDSLGASYNTLMIGTAMALKLSSTERYNTRECMLSGP; the protein is encoded by the coding sequence ATGGAGACCGTGCAGTCGTCAGCCCCGAAACGCCGCCGCTCGAACAAGGACCCACCGTTACCCTGGACACAGGCAGTGCCTGTGCGCCTGCCGAGCGATCGTGACTCTGAAACCGCCAGCATCGTCTGCGTGGTCATCACGCCCGCGTCCATGGTCAGGCCGACTCCCGCAACATCGAGGTACGCTACCATGGAGGAATCTACAATGGTGCCGCCAAACCGGCGTTTTAATGAGACTGCGCAGACGTCAGGCCTGAAACGTCGCCAATGGAACAAAGACCCGCCGTCACCGTGGGCACAGGTGAACGTGGCAGTGCCCGTGCGCCTACTGAGCGATCGTAGCTCTGAGGTCGCCAGCATCGTCCGCGTTGTGGACGGCAGGTGCCATGTGTTCGACCCAAGGGGCGAGGCGGAGTCTTTCCAATTTCAAGAACAGCGGACATGTGGAGATCTCGTGAAGCCCAATGAAGGCCAAGGCTTCATGTTTGGTCATTTCTTTGATGAAACAAAATACAATGTGTATGCGTTTGAGAGCACCACCAAGGACATGCTAACGATGCTCATTGAAGGGTGCGATTGCTCTGCATACACGCGCATTTCGACCGTCACCAGCAAAACTTTCGCAATGCTGGGCTCCGAGGAATGCCCCGGAGTGGTCTCCTTCATAGCCAGCGAGTTCTACCAGCGCGTGGACAAGCTCCGGTCAGAGGCCCAGACATGCGACGTAGCAGCCGCCCATCTGGAAGTCTGCAACAAGGTTGTTCGAGACCTGCTGTACCTTGACCCGGCCAAGACCTTTGCCATATTGAACCTCACCAAACGCAAGGTGAAGGACGCTGACACCCTCCTCCAGCTGCTCTTGAAAGGAAACAAGAGCCGGATGCATCATGTCACCGATGCGGATGCTGAATCTGCATGGTCGCAGACCATCTTCCAGAGCTACGTTGCACTGGCGGAGTATGTGACGAGCACGAGCAAAGAAATTTGCGCCTCGATGTGCTCTAGTGACCTTGCCAGCTTGGAGGGCGCACCTGCGGCCAGTAGGAACATGAAGGATCAGATGCGCGAGGGTACCAAACTCAACCTGTCGCTCCTGGCCCTCGGCAACTGCATCGACGCCTGCTCGAAGAACTGGATGCAGCAAGTGCCGTACGAGGACTCCAAGCTGACCCACATCCTCAAGGACTCGCTGGGTGCCTCGTACAACACCCTCATGATTGGGACAGCGATGGCATTgaagctcagctccactgaaagGTACAACACCCGGGAGTGCATGCTGAGCGGGCCATGA